The DNA region GGAGGGCGCGTCGGAAGTTGCTGACTTCCACATCGCCGGTCGCAATACGTCCGCCGTTGCTGTTTTGCATAAACAATGGCCGATCGTTCAGCGAGCTGCAATGGAAAAGTGTGTTTTTTCATTCGATTAGTTTCAGCTGGCAATTAACTATGGTTTATTGTTTGAGCGGGAACTCTGTAGTGCATATTATGCGATTTTACCCGTTTTTCTCAGCTGTTGCGCCAACTGTGGCAGCCTTGCCATTGGACATCACTGCGTATACTTGATGcgcggcgtatacttaatgcaCCTTTCTGTTTGCTCAagtggctgctggctgctagTCTTTGCCTTGTGCGCAAGGTTTTTGTATACCGATCAAACTGTGGCTCTTTTCACTTAGTTGGCAATCATTTGGCCATCGTTATTGACAATTATCATTATTTATCGATGGTTTCGTCGGAGAGTGCTAAGTGGCAAAACCTTTCAAAGTcacagacaaacaaaaaatcttATAATTGGACATTTATTGGTCTTCTTGTTTCGGCCGCTTTCTTTCGGCTTACTTATTATGCTATTGGGAGTGCTGAAGTTTTTGACACAATTGAATGTTACGTGTTTATATGTAAGCGATTcgaaaataatttctttttatactcTAACGCGGAGCATTTTCACATTGGGGACGGGCACAGTTATGTAGgcactttaaatatatttaaataatcaCAATATTTTAATTCCACTTCAGATATGCAAAAGAGAAATCTCGTAGCACATATTAAGCAAATATAAACGATATATTGGacatttgcatgcaatttaTGCATATGAGCAAAGTAAACCGAAGTTTGGAagcagccaaaacaaaaagaagagcCGAGCCTTGAGCATGAAAACCAGCTCATCCGAGGTGCATAGGGTTCGAGATGAGGTTGAGTGGTACGGTTGGTAGGTTGTCTATGGGATTCGTAATAAATCGAATTTTGGTCACGGGACCCAGTGAAACCGGTTGAAACTATATTTTCGAGATGAGCCGAAAGACGTCTATGCCGACGACCCACCGTTTAATGTGGCGCACCCCAACTGTCTGCCGAAAATGTTAACGCGTATTTTCACTTATTTTCGGCAATTCTTGTTTACATTCGTGcattaaaagaaatttttaaattttcgaCATGATATTTCAGTACTTTGTCTTTACTTTGTTTActtgaaatgaattttttgCAATGTAGCTTTATATTTAGGgcattgcaaataaataattaacgCGGTTCTTGCATCGCGTATCTCCTATTTGCAATTGTCTTCTTGAGCCCAAGACAAATAACATGGTTGGCCAGCTGTTGCAAAATTGACTCTCTCATTAATGTCAATATGTCAGCGGTTAATGGCCAAGATACGGCGGCCGAAACTGCAAACTTCTGGCTAAATAAGGGTTATAACCGCGATGTCGGCTAAGATTGCGTGCTACGGAAACAACTCGCTGCCGAAGCTGAAACACTGCACCCAATCGATGTCACATATAATATACGCAAGTGGGACATTTGTCAAGATATCCCAAAAGTTATAATCGGAGTGTTGAACTTTCGAATGCGGGTTTTTGCCCGAATTTCCAACTGGTTTTAATCAGCGGCCAAAAGGGTCCGTGACGAAGTTGTACCGTGAGTAAGTAAGGTGTAAAATATAAAGacttttttgtatatttttagtCCGAAACCGATTTGCTGGAGGACTTAACGCTAAGACCAGAACGCGTCGCGCGGTCAAAAcaaactgaaaccgaaaccgaagcCGAGCGCGAATCTTTGTCCCGTTACAACAAAGCTTTCCATTAAGCTGAGCTTACAAGACGGAGCTcagcaaatgaaatgcgaCGAAAGCTCGCTTGGCATTTGTGCCATTTGGAATGTAGGCAAGCAAAAGCAATTTGGTAACCAATTAGGCGgctagaaaacaaaacaaaaccccGAAATCCCCCAAAATGTTATTCAGTGAGCGGGAGAACAATTGAGCCGCGCTGACAAACCAGTTTGTTGTATTGTATTTAACTGATCATTGCCCGGGTACTAAATCTTCCCACTAAATCAGCATCGAATCGATCTGACATTCATAAAAAAAGCATTAATTTCTTTCtgaattaaaatgaattcTGTGTCGTACATATGTAGGTTCAGGTCCAGCATTCCGGTTCGAGTTCACGAATATAACCACAAAGCCGTATTCTATATAATGTACGATGCAAATACGAACAGGAAAAGGTAAATTCTCGCCATAGTTAAATGACAGTTGCATAAACCCGACATACTTGAATGGAACGTCAAGCGGCTTTGATCTCGCCTCTACAAATACTGTAAAGCTACTTAAGTTCACTTAAgctcaaataaataaatctttgCAGCGTCTGCCATTGTGATTTCGCACATCAAAAAACTCACAAACGAGAGtaatgtaatttattaataGTGGCAACTTTATTAGATACAAAATCATCACCTCCCCATTTAGTAAACTCTTATTTAAGTGCTCCAGTTAATTGCTttcaaagttttttaacaCATACTCACATATTTGTTGTATTAAgcaatttatttgaaaaaaaaacggcGCTAATATAAGATAAAtgggcgtatacgtaacgaGAGTCTCAATTAACCGACCAAATGTTACCCTGTATGTGCTATtagccaaaaaataatttataaaccTACAAGCATATTCACCTATTCATATTCTCGAACTGATAACATAATATCACATATCTGAAACACAGCAAGTTACTTGGTTTAAGTACCACACGTGTCACAATACACCTTTGAGTTTCAGTTTGGTGTTTGCCTGTGGAATTTGCTTATTTGTTCAGGGGCgtgaaaatataattacttGGGTAATTGTGAAATCAAGCGCATTTTTCGCACAGTGGCAATGAACTTCTAACGTAATCTCTATGATAAGCTTAATTGCAAGAAGCTGAGGTCAAAACGAGTCCAGATTTTGATAAGCGTGTCTGCATCGATTAGAACCCCAATAAACCCTGTGAAATTTTTGATTTGCCAAAGTGACGTCGACGTCGGGGCAAATTGCACTTTAATTCGAGCTGAATTTCGCATTTCAATGGGAGATGTGCTTTTTCAAACGAGTTTTGTTTACCCAGGTACTTCCTTTTCCACTCAATTTCCGATCTTAGCATCTTTTTGAAGGTCGTGGGATTCTGAAAACGGGAAAAATGCCTGTGCAACAATTTGAACTTAACGTTTTGTGTGCGCTCATACACGTGATCATTGTTGTCGGCAGTGATTTATGTTTTTTACGCACACACAGGCGGTTTGTCTACTATTTGGGTTTTAATTATAGTTCGTCAGTTTCAGCTCACAATTAACGGAAATGTGTAAATGTGAAAATAATCGGCATCAGCCGATTATATAAGCAATACCACGCAGTGGGTCAgcaatgaatttttaaactttCCGATTCCCGTGCACTTTTTATTGATCTTCCTAACTAATCACTCTTACATTGCGGGTACTTGCCGACTTATATTTCGGCGCAAACGGGCTTCTGCCATTTTGGAAAATCCTTGTATTTAGTCAATTTTATCCAATGTATCCATGCGTGGGTCTAGAGCTCCAAAGGCTTACTGAAATTTCCAGCCCATAATATTTTACTAAACAGCCCAAAAATTGAAGTGGTCCCTATAAGTTGTTGTTCTACAAATTAGCAAACGAATGCTAATTTATTGGATCAGCAAAAACGCCCATGCATTCGAGTGGTGAGAGACGAAGTTCTCTGTTAAGCTGGCAGTGCTTGGTACAGATTTCACagaatttgcatttatttaacatataaaatttaaataatatttgtcTATAAAACGTATATAATTAaagttttgttatttgttatattttgcGCATTAAAAAACCGTTGACAGTGCTGCCACGCTGcagttttcttatttatttttaagtcgACTACGTTGCCATATCAAGAGATAAAAGCATAAGTTATCGATTGTCAGCAGAAGAAAAGTCCGTCGCTAATGTTCCGATTGTTACCGCGTTTTCGTAAGTTCTTAGGAAGAATCcgaaattaattgcaatatCTGACCTTAACTGGATGTTTTGAAACAGGAACACTATCTATAATGTCTGGAGGTACCCCACCAAAACGCTCTCCCCTTTGGATCGGCACCCACAGCGGGACTTTTCACTGCGATGAGGTGGTCGCATGTTTTATGCTCAAGCAATTGGAGGAGTATAAAAACGCAGAGATAGTCCGCAGTCGGGACGACAAAGCATTGCAGGAAAAGTGCGACATAATAGTGGACGTTGGCGGCGTTTATGATCATGCCAAGAAGTTGTACGATCACCACCAACTAACTTTCAAGGAAACTTTTAGTTCACTTCGCCCAGAAGTAAGCGAAGACTTCAACGTTATCAGGTAAATTTGCGGTTTTAGTTTAAACGAAACCATAAAATCCAATGTTATTTCCTCCAGGCTAAGCAGTGCTGGACTGGTTTACAGTCACTATGGGGAGCGTGTCATCCAGAGCATTTTGCAGCGCGAAAAGGGAATTAAACTCTCACCGGAGAATCTGCAACTGGCCTTCATTCAGATTTATAGGAACTTTATCAGCGAACTGGACGCAATTGATAATGGAGTATCCATGTTCGAGGGCGCCGAGCCTATATACAAGATTTCCACCCATCTATCCGCACGCATTGGCAAGCTAAATCCCTCCTGGCAGGAAACTGGCGTGGACATCGAAGACCGATTCAGACAGGCAATGGATACTGCCGGTCGTGAGTTCGTGGACAACGTTGTGGAGGTGTGCTGCTCCTGGATTGCAGCCCGTGATCACGTACGAGAGGCGCTGAACAATGCCAAAAGCGTCTATCCAACCGGCGAGATTCTTGTGCTAAAGAATTTCTGCCCCTGGAAGTCTCATCTGGCAGATCTGGAAAAAGAGTACAAAGTGGAGGGTGTGCCCAAGCTGATCGTCTTCAACGACGGCAGCAGTTGGCGAGTGGCCGGAGTTCCAGTGACGCCTGCCAGCTTTGAGGGTCGCAAATTCCTGCCTACCCCTTGGCGGGGATTGAGGGACGATGAACTAAGCCAAAAGGCGGGCATCAAAGATCTCATATTTGTCCATCACAGCGGCTTCATTGGCGGGGCAAAGACCGAGGATGCTGCCATGTTGTTGGCCAAGAAGTCCGTCGAGTGGACAGAAGAGCAATAATTTAATACAACTTAATGtgaaataacaattttaaaatagaaCGGATTTGTAtctaatttttataaaaaagaaatacgcATATGTTGTAcctaaacaaattttatttgtatgtgtatttcGGTAAATGTTGTATACAAAATCACCAATGAAACTCCTAACATCATCTAGTCCATGCGGGTCTTCAGTGTGCGCTCCGTAATCTTGTCCTTCTCGATAATGTAGACGGTGGCGCCCCAACCGCTCATGGCGTCGCGATCGAAGGCGTTCACAATGGACTGGGCGATGACCTCGAACAGCTGGTCCGGCTCCAGATCCGGTTTCCACAGAGTTTCGCACATGCCATACAGTTGCTCCGCACAGGTGCCGGCCACCACAAAATCGTCGGGTGCGTTGGGGCAGCCGATCAGGTCCATGTTGCAGATAAAAGGCTCCATGGTCTTGGGATCCAGGCCGGCAACGACCGGCTCAATGAAGTATGGGCCAAAACGGTGCTCGTACAGGAAGCTGGACATCATGGCCGAGAAGGGCTTGGGGCACATTTCGCGGTTCTCGCGTGTCTCGTACAGATTCTTGCGGAACATCAGGCGATCGCGAACTGTCAGGATGTCCGTCTGCAGGCCAGTGAGTCCGAGGAACATCCGTGGGCCGATGTGAAAGACCTTCTTGAAGTCCGTGGAGATCGTCTGAGCCTGAATACCGAATCGGTGATCTGTGGCAATGGCCACGCAGTCCTTGCCGCGCATGGCCACTACACATCCTCCGTTGTAGGCTAAAATCGACATGGTGGCGGTGCTGTTCGCTCAGCTCAATTTAATcagcaggaaaataaaaattttgcAAAATGCTAAACGCCGCCTGGGATGATGactttttgtttctgctcTGCGTTGCCAGACTACAAGTGTAAAATGGGCTAATATTAACTGGCATCATAGGAGTGAGGTGGCAACGCCTGCTAAAGAGATTTAAAATCGAATCGCATATTTTATAGCTAGTATTTTTAATCGGTAAAAACGaaaccatttttaaaattcaaaaataacCCAGCGAATGTTAAAGCGTATATTCATTATCATTAAGATCCTTTAAAAGTAATA from Drosophila santomea strain STO CAGO 1482 chromosome 3R, Prin_Dsan_1.1, whole genome shotgun sequence includes:
- the LOC120452863 gene encoding MYG1 protein C27H6.8 produces the protein MFRLLPRFRTLSIMSGGTPPKRSPLWIGTHSGTFHCDEVVACFMLKQLEEYKNAEIVRSRDDKALQEKCDIIVDVGGVYDHAKKLYDHHQLTFKETFSSLRPEVSEDFNVIRLSSAGLVYSHYGERVIQSILQREKGIKLSPENLQLAFIQIYRNFISELDAIDNGVSMFEGAEPIYKISTHLSARIGKLNPSWQETGVDIEDRFRQAMDTAGREFVDNVVEVCCSWIAARDHVREALNNAKSVYPTGEILVLKNFCPWKSHLADLEKEYKVEGVPKLIVFNDGSSWRVAGVPVTPASFEGRKFLPTPWRGLRDDELSQKAGIKDLIFVHHSGFIGGAKTEDAAMLLAKKSVEWTEEQ
- the LOC120452864 gene encoding proteasome subunit beta type-3 gives rise to the protein MSILAYNGGCVVAMRGKDCVAIATDHRFGIQAQTISTDFKKVFHIGPRMFLGLTGLQTDILTVRDRLMFRKNLYETRENREMCPKPFSAMMSSFLYEHRFGPYFIEPVVAGLDPKTMEPFICNMDLIGCPNAPDDFVVAGTCAEQLYGMCETLWKPDLEPDQLFEVIAQSIVNAFDRDAMSGWGATVYIIEKDKITERTLKTRMD